The following are from one region of the Ptychodera flava strain L36383 chromosome 15, AS_Pfla_20210202, whole genome shotgun sequence genome:
- the LOC139152298 gene encoding fatty acid-binding protein-like: MAFQGKWLHFKDDNVDAFLDAVGAAERGKQIVRETHPELEIGRDGEYFTAKLVFPGVSDIETKFKEGEEFDHPSSIVDASKTRRAVATKLSDNKFVIKTVSGQPDMTETREIVGDELVTTLEVGEAVCKRYFKRL; the protein is encoded by the coding sequence ATGGCGTTCCAGGGCAAGTGGCTCCACTTCAAGGATGACAACGTCGACGCGTTTCTGGACGCAGTCGGAGCCGCGGAGAGGGGCAAACAGATCGTGCGCGAGACTCACCCGGAGCTCGAGATCGGGCGAGACGGCGAATACTTCACCGCGAAGCTGGTCTTTCCGGGCGTTAGTGATATAGAGACCAAGTTCAAAGAGGGCGAGGAGTTTGATCACCCATCGAGCATCGTGGATGCCTCAAAGACCAGGCGCGCCGTCGCGACAAAGTTAAGCGACAACAAGTTCGTGATCAAGACGGTTTCCGGCCAGCCCGATATGACGGAGACCCGTGAGATCGTTGGTGACGAGCTGGTGACCACATTAGAAGTGGGAGAGGCCGTATGCAAACGCTATTTCAAGAGATTGTGA
- the LOC139152297 gene encoding fatty acid-binding protein 10-A, liver basic-like: MALLGEWVHYKDDNFGAFLDVIGAPEENKKLASSIHPTVVFIKNDDDTYTMQVKGPKETMESTFELDKEFSHMAGVGSLSGRRRRAIAKKLGEGKFEIRGLSADTAIDRVIETREVVDGDMVVTIEADGITAKRYFKRP, from the coding sequence ATGGCACTGCTCGGCGAATGGGTCCACTACAAGGACGACAACTTCGGTGCGTTTCTGGATGTCATTGGGGCTCcggaagaaaacaaaaaattggCCTCTTCAATCCACCCAACGGTCGTCTTCATCAAGAACGACGATGATACCTACACGATGCAGGTTAAAGGTCCCAAGGAAACGATGGAATCTACGTTCGAGTTGGACAAGGAGTTCAGCCACATGGCAGGGGTTGGGTCGTTGAGCGGCCGCCGACGTCGCGCCATCGCCAAGAAGCTGGGAGAAGGTAAATTTGAGATCAGAGGCCTCAGCGCCGATACAGCAATAGACCGGGTGATTGAGACTCGCGAGGTCGTCGACGGAGATATGGTGGTCACCATCGAAGCGGACGGAATCACGGCCAAGAGATACTTCAAGAGGCCGTGA